CCCGCTGCTGCGCGAGTACTACGACACCGAGTGGGGCATGCCGGTGCGTGACGAGCGCGGTCTCTACGAGCGGATCTGCCTCGAGGGGTTCCAGGCGGGGCTGTCGTGGGTGACGGTGCTGCGCAAGCGGCCGGCGTTCCGGGCGGCCTTCGCCGGGTTCGAGCCAGACGTCGTGGCGCGCTTCGACGACGGTGACGTGCAGCGCCTGCTCGGCGACGCCGGCATCATCCGCCACCGCGGCAAGATCGAGGCGACGATCGCGAACGCGCGGGCGACGATCGCGTTGCGCGACGAGGGTGGGCTGGTCGACTTCGTCTGGAGGTTCCAGCCCTCCGACACGCCACGGCCGCGCGACTTCTCCGAGGTGCCGACGGTCTCGCCGGAGTCGGTGGCGCTGTCGAAGGCGCTGCGGCGCAAGGGGTTCCGCTTCGTCGGGCCGACCACGATGTACGCGCTCATGGAGGCCGTCGGCATCGTCGACACGCACCTCGTCACGAGCCACCGGCGGGGCAGCTCGGGCGTCTGGCCCGACTGAACGGTCCGCGCGGACCGGGCCGGCCGGCATCCGCTGCCCGGGGTCAGCCCTGCAGCACCGCCCGGGCCGCGTTGTGACCGGGGATGCCGCTGACGCCGCCCCCCCGACGGGCGCCGGCCCCCGCGACGAGGACGTGCTCGTGCGCCGTCTCGACGCCCCAGCGCCCGACCTCGTCGGAGCGCTCGGCCCAGGGCCACTGCAACGGCCGGTGGAAGATGTTGCCGCCCGGCAGCCCGACCGCCGCCTCGAGGTCGACCGGGCTCTTCACCTCGAGACAGGGCCGACCGTCGGCGTCCGTCGCCAGGACGCTCTCGATCGGCTCGGCCAGCACCGAGTCGAGCGAGCGCAGCGTCGCCTGCAGGGCCGCGGCGGTCACCTCGTCGTTGCGCCCGCGGAACAGCCGAGCCGGCAGGTGCAGCCCGAACAGCGTCAGGGTCTGCGTCTCCGACTCCGCGAGCGACGGCCCGAGGATCGACCGGTCGCTCAACGTGTGGCAGTAGATCTCGCACGGCGGCACGTCAGGCACCTGGCCGGCCTCGGCCTGTGCCCACGCCGCCTCGAGCTGCTCCGCGCCCTCGTTGACGTGGAAGGTCCCGGCGAACGCCGCGGCCGTGTCGACCGACTCGTCGCGCAGCCGCGGCAGCCGGGTCAGCAGCATGTTGACCTTGAGCTGCGAGCCCTCGACCGGCTCCGCCGTGTCGGCGCCCGACGCCGCGGCCCCGGCGGCCGCCAGCAGGCGGTCGAGCACGGTCGGTGCACACCCGGCCAGCACGGTGCCTGCTGTCACCCGACCACCGGCCCACGACACCTCGCCCGACGACGGGTCGACCGCCGTCACCTCCACCCCGGTGCGGATCTCGGCCCCGGCCGCCACCGCGGCCCGGGCCAGCGCCCCGGTGAGCGCGCCCATGCCGCCCACGGGTACGTCCCAGTCG
This is a stretch of genomic DNA from Terracoccus luteus. It encodes these proteins:
- a CDS encoding DNA-3-methyladenine glycosylase I, whose protein sequence is MTVVGDDGLTRPVWAATDPLLREYYDTEWGMPVRDERGLYERICLEGFQAGLSWVTVLRKRPAFRAAFAGFEPDVVARFDDGDVQRLLGDAGIIRHRGKIEATIANARATIALRDEGGLVDFVWRFQPSDTPRPRDFSEVPTVSPESVALSKALRRKGFRFVGPTTMYALMEAVGIVDTHLVTSHRRGSSGVWPD
- a CDS encoding phytoene desaturase family protein, which translates into the protein MRYDDVIIGAGHNGLTAAAYLARAGRRVLVLERSAEVGGAAVSARAFPGVDARLSRYSYLVSLLPRAVVTDLDLDVRLVRRRYSSYTPVPGSPGRGLLVDHGDPEATAASFSAVTGDPSAFDAWTEFYSRMGSLASRLFPTVLEPLRSRADVRALVGDDDLFDAVTTRPLLSLLQRHFTDDTVRGVVATDGLIGTFASLAGDDLRANVCFLYHLIGGGTGDWDVPVGGMGALTGALARAAVAAGAEIRTGVEVTAVDPSSGEVSWAGGRVTAGTVLAGCAPTVLDRLLAAAGAAASGADTAEPVEGSQLKVNMLLTRLPRLRDESVDTAAAFAGTFHVNEGAEQLEAAWAQAEAGQVPDVPPCEIYCHTLSDRSILGPSLAESETQTLTLFGLHLPARLFRGRNDEVTAAALQATLRSLDSVLAEPIESVLATDADGRPCLEVKSPVDLEAAVGLPGGNIFHRPLQWPWAERSDEVGRWGVETAHEHVLVAGAGARRGGGVSGIPGHNAARAVLQG